Proteins encoded together in one Bradyrhizobium sp. CB82 window:
- a CDS encoding TRAP transporter substrate-binding protein produces MRKACLALLLAASVTPAFAQDKNFDLKISHWVPASHPLQKSLEDWAAAVEKDSGGTIKSKVFPAQQLGKAFDHYDMARDGIADVTYVNPGYQPGRFPIIGAGELPFLVSDAKGGSMGLDAWYRKYVDKEMKDVKYCLAFVHSPSSFHSRTKRIVNPEDVKGLKIRPAHATMANFVTALGGTNVQSSAPEVRDIIERGVADGVTFPWGSLVLFGIDKVTKYHMDAPLYVTTFVIVMNKDKYNAMSDKQKAAIDKNCTTEMAGVVGEHWGKFEDAGIDKIKAEEGHEVYKLNPEQTASWKKAAEPLVKTWGEGVKKTGTDPDAALAELKASLKKYNALAE; encoded by the coding sequence ATGAGGAAAGCCTGTCTGGCGTTGCTGCTGGCAGCAAGCGTGACGCCTGCCTTCGCGCAGGACAAGAATTTCGACCTGAAGATCTCGCACTGGGTGCCGGCCTCGCATCCGCTTCAGAAGTCGCTGGAGGACTGGGCGGCCGCGGTGGAGAAGGACTCCGGCGGCACTATCAAGAGCAAGGTGTTTCCGGCGCAGCAGCTCGGCAAGGCGTTCGACCATTACGACATGGCGCGCGACGGCATCGCCGACGTCACCTACGTCAATCCCGGCTACCAGCCCGGCCGCTTCCCGATCATCGGCGCCGGCGAACTGCCGTTCCTCGTCTCGGATGCCAAGGGAGGCTCGATGGGGCTGGATGCATGGTATCGCAAATATGTCGATAAGGAGATGAAGGACGTCAAATACTGCCTCGCCTTCGTCCACTCGCCCTCCTCCTTCCACTCGCGCACCAAGAGGATCGTCAACCCTGAGGACGTGAAGGGCCTGAAGATCCGCCCGGCCCATGCGACCATGGCGAATTTCGTCACCGCGCTCGGCGGCACCAATGTGCAGTCTTCTGCGCCCGAAGTGCGCGACATCATCGAGCGCGGCGTCGCCGACGGCGTCACCTTCCCCTGGGGCTCACTGGTGCTGTTCGGCATCGACAAAGTGACGAAGTATCACATGGACGCGCCGCTTTACGTCACGACGTTCGTTATCGTAATGAACAAGGACAAGTACAATGCGATGTCGGACAAGCAGAAGGCGGCCATCGACAAGAACTGCACGACCGAGATGGCCGGCGTGGTCGGCGAGCACTGGGGCAAGTTCGAGGATGCCGGCATCGACAAGATCAAGGCGGAAGAGGGTCACGAGGTCTACAAGCTGAACCCGGAGCAGACCGCGTCCTGGAAGAAAGCGGCGGAGCCGCTGGTCAAGACCTGGGGCGAGGGCGTGAAGAAGACCGGCACCGATCCGGACGCAGCGCTCGCCGAGCTGAAGGCCTCGCTGAAGAAGTACAACGCGCTGGCGGAGTAG
- the pobA gene encoding 4-hydroxybenzoate 3-monooxygenase, with translation MRTKVAIIGAGPAGLLLGQLLNSYGIDNVIIERQSPDYVLGRIRAGLLEEGTVALLDEVGAGARAHAEGLLHEGIELAFSGQRHRIDMKGATGKTVMIYGQTEVTHDLMDARKAAGLTSIYEAKDVQPHDFDGSHPRVTYVKDGVGHEILCDFIAGCDGFHGVSRASVKRSAIEEFERIYPFGWLGILSDTPPVSHELIYTNHARGFALCTMRSTKRSRYYVQCPLDDHIDQWPDDRFWDELKRRLDREAADGLVTGPSIEKSIAPLRSFVAEPMRFGRMFLCGDAAHIVPPTGAKGLNLAASDAHYLATALREYYDEKSSAGIDGYSTKALARVWKAVRFSWWMTSMLHKFPDTGTIGARIQLAELDYVTQSQAAMTSLSENYVGLPF, from the coding sequence TTGCGGACAAAAGTCGCAATCATCGGCGCTGGACCGGCGGGATTGCTGCTTGGGCAGTTGCTCAACAGCTACGGCATCGACAACGTCATTATCGAGCGCCAGAGCCCGGACTACGTGCTCGGGCGGATCCGCGCCGGCCTTCTCGAAGAGGGAACCGTGGCGCTGCTCGACGAAGTCGGTGCGGGAGCGCGCGCGCACGCCGAGGGCCTCCTGCATGAGGGCATCGAGCTCGCCTTTTCCGGCCAGCGTCATCGCATCGATATGAAGGGTGCGACCGGCAAGACGGTGATGATCTACGGCCAGACCGAAGTGACGCACGACCTGATGGATGCACGCAAGGCGGCAGGCCTCACGTCGATATACGAAGCCAAGGACGTGCAACCACATGATTTCGACGGCAGTCACCCGCGCGTAACCTACGTCAAGGATGGCGTCGGCCACGAGATTCTCTGCGACTTCATCGCCGGCTGCGACGGCTTCCATGGCGTCAGCCGCGCCAGCGTCAAACGGTCGGCGATCGAGGAGTTCGAGCGGATCTATCCGTTCGGCTGGCTCGGCATCTTGTCGGACACCCCGCCGGTCAGCCACGAGCTGATCTATACCAACCATGCCCGCGGCTTTGCGCTCTGCACCATGCGCTCGACCAAACGCAGTCGCTACTATGTGCAGTGCCCGCTCGACGACCATATCGACCAGTGGCCGGACGATCGTTTCTGGGACGAGTTGAAGCGCCGCCTCGACCGGGAGGCCGCCGACGGTCTCGTCACCGGTCCCTCGATCGAAAAGAGCATCGCGCCGTTGCGCAGCTTCGTCGCCGAGCCGATGCGCTTCGGCCGGATGTTCCTGTGCGGTGATGCGGCCCACATCGTGCCGCCGACCGGCGCCAAGGGACTCAACCTCGCGGCGTCGGATGCGCATTATCTCGCGACCGCGCTTCGCGAATATTACGACGAGAAGTCGAGCGCGGGGATCGATGGCTATTCCACCAAGGCGCTGGCGCGGGTCTGGAAGGCCGTGCGTTTCTCCTGGTGGATGACCTCGATGCTGCACAAATTCCCCGACACCGGCACCATCGGCGCGCGCATCCAGCTCGCCGAACTCGACTACGTCACGCAGTCGCAGGCCGCGATGACGTCGCTGTCGGAGAATTACGTGGGGCTGCCGTTTTAG
- a CDS encoding TRAP transporter small permease has product MKRAWMDRFIDTIEWIAAGFVGLVALDIFVSVLLRNMLNYSIPDSFDIGRMLLGILIFWGIAATSYRGTHITVDLVWANVSPRYQRWIDVFATLVLLFVVTVQTWTLFDKVRGTYNDNVQTFDLHMPTWPFFAIAWIGDVSAVLLIAIRTYRLIFHPEEMHDPKLKATE; this is encoded by the coding sequence ATGAAGCGCGCCTGGATGGATCGCTTTATCGACACGATCGAATGGATCGCGGCCGGTTTCGTCGGCCTCGTCGCGCTCGACATCTTCGTCTCGGTCCTCCTGCGCAACATGTTGAACTACTCGATCCCCGATTCCTTCGACATCGGCCGCATGCTGCTCGGCATCCTGATCTTCTGGGGCATCGCCGCGACGTCCTATCGCGGCACGCACATCACGGTCGACCTGGTCTGGGCCAATGTGAGCCCGCGTTACCAGCGCTGGATCGACGTGTTCGCAACGCTCGTGCTGCTGTTCGTCGTCACCGTGCAGACCTGGACGCTGTTCGACAAGGTGCGCGGCACCTATAACGACAATGTGCAGACCTTCGACCTGCACATGCCGACCTGGCCGTTCTTCGCGATCGCCTGGATCGGCGACGTCTCGGCGGTGCTGTTGATCGCGATCCGCACCTACCGGCTGATCTTCCATCCCGAAGAAATGCACGATCCCAAGCTGAAGGCGACGGAGTAG